In one window of Bradyrhizobium diazoefficiens DNA:
- a CDS encoding TetR/AcrR family transcriptional regulator yields the protein MSSLRMTSDLRRQLILGAAKRCFARHGYTGTTTKSVAAAAAISEALLFKHFPSKAALYAEILSDECEADPALMELLEREPSTATLVELIRGMVQHFLLIADGLDQEEAQRLRLTVTSQLDDGEFGRLLYAKIENLIGAIFVASLERAVTAGDARPCGIEPLNLFWFAHHTVMTAALARLPATPCLVYGKANDLERQLCEFLLRGIGLNDAAIASHLGHDQAACAGQTAIAESA from the coding sequence ATGAGCTCACTGAGAATGACGAGCGACCTGAGGCGTCAATTGATCCTCGGTGCCGCAAAACGCTGTTTCGCCCGACACGGCTATACCGGCACCACAACCAAGAGCGTGGCGGCCGCCGCTGCCATTTCCGAGGCGCTGCTGTTCAAGCATTTTCCGTCCAAGGCGGCGCTCTACGCCGAAATCCTCAGCGACGAATGCGAGGCGGACCCTGCGTTGATGGAGCTGCTCGAGCGGGAGCCTTCGACGGCTACTCTGGTCGAACTGATCCGCGGCATGGTCCAGCACTTCCTGCTGATCGCAGACGGTCTCGACCAGGAGGAGGCCCAACGCCTGCGACTGACGGTCACGAGCCAGTTGGATGACGGCGAATTCGGCCGTCTGCTGTATGCCAAGATCGAGAATCTGATCGGGGCGATCTTCGTCGCCTCGCTGGAGCGGGCGGTCACGGCCGGTGACGCGCGGCCTTGCGGCATCGAGCCGCTCAACCTGTTCTGGTTTGCGCATCATACGGTGATGACGGCTGCGCTGGCCAGGTTGCCGGCCACGCCCTGCCTCGTCTACGGCAAGGCGAACGACCTGGAGCGGCAGCTGTGTGAGTTTCTCTTGAGGGGTATCGGACTTAACGACGCCGCAATTGCCTCGCATTTGGGCCACGATCAGGCCGCTTGTGCCGGCCAGACGGCGATTGCAGAAAGCGCATGA
- a CDS encoding thiamine pyrophosphate-dependent enzyme: protein MSKANLLDRRQVVSALLANRKDVVAIGGLGASTNDITAAGDHARNFYLWGGMGGAAMIGLGLALAQPKLPVLVITGDGEMLMGMGSLATIGLQKPSNLSIAVLDNEAYGETGGQTSHTSAAADLVGVAKACGIADSRAISTMAEVEAFARALHDLSAGPRFANVKIDSANVARILPSRDGTYIVNRIRGDLGFQPI from the coding sequence TTGCGAACCGGAAGGACGTGGTTGCGATCGGCGGCCTCGGCGCCTCCACCAACGACATCACCGCCGCGGGCGATCATGCCCGCAACTTCTATCTCTGGGGCGGCATGGGCGGCGCTGCGATGATCGGACTGGGCCTGGCGCTGGCGCAGCCAAAATTGCCGGTGCTGGTCATCACCGGGGACGGCGAAATGCTGATGGGCATGGGGAGCCTTGCCACCATCGGCCTGCAGAAGCCGTCCAACCTCTCGATCGCAGTGCTCGACAACGAGGCCTATGGCGAGACCGGCGGCCAGACCAGCCACACCTCCGCGGCCGCCGACCTCGTCGGCGTCGCCAAGGCCTGCGGCATCGCCGACAGCCGGGCGATCTCGACCATGGCCGAGGTTGAAGCCTTCGCCAGAGCGCTCCACGACCTTTCGGCGGGACCGCGATTTGCCAATGTGAAGATCGACAGCGCCAACGTCGCGCGGATTTTGCCGAGCCGGGATGGGACTTACATCGTCAACCGGATCCGCGGCGATCTCGGCTTCCAGCCGATCTAG